In Saccharolobus solfataricus, a genomic segment contains:
- a CDS encoding precorrin-8X methylmutase, which translates to MDRQSNTAVILIGHGSRRETYNSDIENMINYLKEKISSPIYLTYNEFAKPDWRSLLNNVVREGYRRIVIGLVFLGRGNHVFRDIMGELGIQRLNSWVVSKISGKEVELYVTEPLSSSPLIGLALYYRLARALNALPTLEYTEDPYEIEESSMNLILSNLDVKDEREKRIIGKAIFASGNPELARYLKLTNLDAGIEAIKAGSEIVADVKMVSVGIRWRKVTCMIDNERTKELSKELGITRAAAAMRLSIGQGGKVVVIGNAPTALMETIKLVKEGIDIPFIVATPPGFTNAKESKEALIETKIPSVVLTGTYGGSGIAVAIINEIIKMAMEG; encoded by the coding sequence GTGGATAGACAATCCAATACTGCAGTAATATTAATAGGTCATGGTTCGAGGAGAGAAACGTATAATAGTGATATAGAAAATATGATAAATTACTTAAAGGAAAAGATCTCATCTCCAATATATTTAACTTACAATGAATTCGCTAAGCCTGATTGGAGATCATTACTAAACAATGTCGTAAGAGAGGGATATAGGAGAATAGTCATAGGCTTAGTATTTCTAGGAAGAGGGAATCACGTCTTTAGAGATATAATGGGAGAGTTAGGAATCCAACGATTAAACAGTTGGGTTGTAAGTAAGATAAGTGGAAAGGAGGTAGAACTGTACGTTACTGAACCACTCTCCTCGTCTCCCTTGATTGGATTAGCATTATATTACAGATTAGCCAGAGCCTTGAATGCACTTCCAACTCTTGAATACACTGAGGATCCTTACGAAATCGAAGAGAGTAGTATGAACTTAATTCTATCGAATCTGGACGTTAAGGACGAAAGGGAGAAAAGAATAATTGGTAAGGCCATTTTTGCGTCTGGAAATCCGGAATTAGCCAGATATTTAAAGCTAACTAATTTAGATGCAGGGATTGAGGCAATAAAAGCTGGAAGTGAAATCGTGGCTGATGTGAAAATGGTTTCTGTAGGTATAAGATGGAGAAAGGTTACTTGTATGATAGATAATGAGAGAACGAAGGAGTTATCAAAGGAATTAGGAATAACCAGAGCAGCAGCCGCTATGAGATTATCAATTGGACAAGGTGGTAAGGTAGTAGTTATAGGAAACGCTCCTACTGCACTTATGGAAACGATTAAATTAGTTAAAGAAGGAATTGATATACCGTTTATAGTAGCAACACCCCCTGGTTTCACTAACGCTAAAGAGTCAAAGGAGGCGTTAATAGAGACTAAAATTCCATCTGTAGTATTAACTGGAACTTATGGTGGGAGTGGAATAGCAGTGGCGATTATTAATGAGATTATCAAAATGGCAATGGAGGGATGA
- a CDS encoding PTO1314 family radical SAM protein, whose translation MSTLKPMIFGNVKRALLGLGVRKLPLIAGHKLLYTCNLRCRMCPFWRRKDEKLLSLEEEVLMLKSLEKAGVLFMGFEGGEPLLRRDLEDILEESYKRFYTSLVTNGWLLKDRAKSISNYLDYLFVSIDGIGEVHDKIRGISGAFERAVEGIKEARKYLPVAISFTITKENMDQVKDVIELARKLNVNISIQVEYDYSTAEKLSPDKRRLYDALRLIIELKKRGYQIIESSDYFEAIIKSWYNGIPWRCKPWLTINIDPQGRIVLPCYVLNEYSGTDKVWEVDIVKLWNSYPWEKYESCNACALACYLEPSLFSWSNGKMVKEKIIDNMASYVYNASPIKFLLSR comes from the coding sequence ATGTCAACTTTAAAACCTATGATATTTGGCAACGTGAAAAGGGCACTTCTGGGACTTGGAGTTAGAAAGTTACCTCTAATTGCGGGACATAAGTTGCTGTATACATGTAACTTAAGATGTAGAATGTGCCCCTTTTGGAGAAGAAAGGATGAAAAATTACTGTCTTTGGAAGAAGAGGTTTTGATGTTGAAGTCCTTAGAAAAAGCGGGAGTCCTCTTCATGGGATTTGAGGGTGGAGAACCGTTGCTGAGAAGAGATTTAGAGGATATATTGGAGGAATCTTATAAGAGATTTTATACTTCATTAGTGACAAATGGTTGGTTACTCAAAGATAGGGCTAAAAGTATAAGCAATTATCTAGATTACCTATTCGTCTCGATAGATGGAATAGGGGAAGTTCATGATAAAATAAGAGGAATTTCGGGTGCATTTGAAAGGGCTGTGGAAGGTATAAAGGAGGCTAGGAAATATTTACCAGTAGCAATCAGTTTTACAATAACTAAAGAAAACATGGATCAAGTTAAGGATGTAATAGAGCTTGCACGGAAACTTAATGTTAATATTAGTATACAAGTTGAGTATGACTATTCCACTGCAGAGAAATTAAGTCCAGATAAAAGGAGACTATATGACGCATTAAGGCTAATTATTGAGCTTAAAAAGAGGGGTTATCAAATAATCGAGTCATCGGACTACTTTGAGGCAATAATTAAATCCTGGTATAATGGAATACCATGGAGATGCAAACCTTGGTTAACGATAAATATCGACCCACAGGGTAGAATAGTACTTCCTTGTTATGTATTAAATGAATATAGTGGAACTGATAAAGTATGGGAGGTCGATATAGTAAAATTATGGAACAGTTATCCATGGGAAAAATATGAGAGCTGTAATGCATGTGCTCTTGCTTGTTATCTAGAGCCTTCACTATTCAGTTGGTCGAATGGAAAAATGGTGAAAGAGAAAATAATAGATAACATGGCGAGTTATGTTTACAACGCTAGCCCAATCAAATTTTTATTATCAAGATGA
- a CDS encoding MBL fold metallo-hydrolase: protein MPTVKLTKNITIMTGSPNTLIYDNRVVIDLGGKNSSVDINAEVQLATHGHADHIAGLLKKDAKIRYLPKEDYWSLTLMGRRAMIYGCSSKDSDIFTFDYVKENIESIDIEVRTSEIEVIKLPGHTPGHSGYIVDNVLYAGDAFFGEKVLEGFSVPFYTDFWTALESLNKVKELAKSVNNIVISHGPVYTNKNKMVSILESNIIYAQNLIGKILDMLSNNELTVEEIVVKLKQDLTPSNVLLNSVVVRSILFGLENIEYNVSQKGLVFRRRVH from the coding sequence ATGCCAACTGTAAAACTCACAAAGAACATTACGATTATGACAGGTAGTCCAAATACGTTAATTTATGATAATAGAGTCGTAATAGATCTAGGAGGAAAGAACTCATCAGTAGATATAAATGCTGAAGTTCAATTAGCTACGCATGGTCATGCTGATCATATAGCCGGTTTACTAAAGAAGGACGCTAAAATAAGGTATCTTCCGAAGGAGGATTATTGGTCATTAACCTTGATGGGGAGAAGAGCGATGATTTATGGGTGCAGCTCAAAGGATTCCGATATCTTTACCTTTGATTACGTGAAAGAGAATATCGAATCTATTGACATTGAGGTTCGAACTTCAGAGATTGAGGTGATAAAACTACCTGGTCATACGCCAGGTCATAGCGGTTACATAGTTGACAATGTCCTTTATGCAGGTGATGCGTTTTTTGGTGAAAAAGTACTAGAAGGTTTCTCAGTTCCCTTTTACACCGATTTCTGGACTGCTTTAGAATCACTGAATAAGGTTAAAGAATTAGCAAAGAGTGTTAATAATATAGTGATAAGTCATGGTCCAGTTTACACTAATAAAAATAAGATGGTCTCGATTTTAGAGAGCAATATAATTTACGCTCAGAACTTAATAGGAAAAATCTTGGACATGCTGTCAAACAATGAGCTTACAGTGGAGGAGATTGTGGTCAAGTTAAAGCAAGATTTAACACCAAGTAATGTATTGTTAAATTCAGTAGTTGTGAGGTCAATACTATTTGGGTTAGAAAATATTGAGTATAATGTATCTCAAAAAGGTTTAGTTTTTAGAAGAAGAGTTCATTAA
- a CDS encoding IS110-like element ISC1190 family transposase, translating to MEAPVAGIDVSKDKLVVYFQGKYYEFQNNKQGFEGVKQVLPKGCKVAIESTGVYHINLAKYLGKEYDVRIINPLVLKKFKNIRGKKSDKNDAKKLAELVISMGSEFTTSEAKELTSQWDFITRSIVRVKNRLRRDLILLGYKDSLSKKNLNEVLRGEDNIVLSEVRFLLDELERLEVRKREIEEELEDLVPKDSLIFTIPGIGRTLGCIILARVGDVKRFGDKKRFVAYCGLDPLVESSGKSVVSRGISRRGDAVLRRAFYLAALTAIKVNPIIKRFYEEHKENLKGKKLITACARKLAVITWAVLYYNKPFDASE from the coding sequence ATGGAGGCCCCAGTCGCCGGAATAGATGTTTCAAAAGATAAATTAGTAGTGTACTTCCAAGGTAAATACTATGAATTTCAAAATAATAAGCAAGGTTTTGAAGGAGTAAAGCAAGTCTTGCCAAAGGGTTGCAAAGTTGCTATAGAAAGTACGGGAGTTTACCACATCAACTTGGCTAAGTACTTGGGTAAGGAGTACGACGTGAGGATTATTAATCCCCTCGTACTCAAGAAGTTCAAGAACATTAGGGGTAAGAAGAGTGATAAGAATGACGCTAAAAAGCTCGCTGAACTAGTTATAAGTATGGGCAGTGAGTTTACAACGAGTGAGGCTAAGGAGTTAACAAGCCAATGGGATTTTATCACAAGGAGCATTGTTAGGGTTAAGAATAGGCTAAGGAGGGATTTAATACTTCTAGGCTATAAGGACAGTTTGTCCAAGAAGAACTTGAATGAGGTATTGAGGGGGGAGGATAATATAGTATTATCTGAGGTTAGGTTCCTCTTGGACGAGTTGGAGAGGCTTGAGGTTAGGAAGAGGGAGATTGAGGAAGAGCTTGAGGATCTTGTTCCTAAGGATAGTTTGATCTTCACGATTCCGGGTATTGGTAGAACGTTGGGTTGTATAATTTTAGCAAGAGTTGGTGATGTTAAGCGTTTTGGTGACAAGAAGAGGTTTGTCGCTTACTGTGGTCTCGATCCTCTTGTTGAATCCAGTGGGAAGAGTGTTGTATCGAGAGGCATATCTAGGAGGGGTGATGCTGTTTTGAGGAGGGCTTTCTATCTTGCAGCTTTAACTGCTATCAAGGTTAATCCTATTATTAAGCGTTTTTATGAGGAGCACAAGGAGAATTTGAAGGGTAAAAAGTTGATTACTGCTTGTGCCAGGAAGCTTGCTGTTATTACTTGGGCTGTGCTGTATTATAATAAGCCCTTTGATGCTAGCGAGTAA
- a CDS encoding type II secretion system F family protein yields the protein MLRIFSAKNEVDSKYIFMLAFMLALFSSGVPPEIVILHLSREDSFEPYTKVFKKIRNLVSGYRYKFSSAITYSIKNLNIRFLKEFLIRLSQAVTFGDDMIEFLSREIDFTLSEYNAYSARLIESMNNFLTIYATLNSSLTFLVADITILSLIYSGGTTLIIQLTILSLALLGNLTLVMYLLYRPENYIRYNVIDKFVLTFTISLSIIFSVIYTSYIVLMGTGIVLLGIGLRYRLYENKINRIERHFLLFIRYFSRNYAIVSNLKESLMAVLRGDLGDVRPLIRRSLNRLNFGIDKEKIFRLIGDESGSILVSMLSKVLYETISMGGNAMIIGEILSKIGDSVLNIRSRKEQNGRAFETSIYALQTASAGVSAALISIVGMLNNIFSTQNVSTVFSFSEVNIDIISRIFLIILLILSFANGIAITLAYGKSLYVSLYFIGILIILSSISYHIVLILTGNIFKELASPSGLLQTT from the coding sequence ATGCTAAGAATATTTAGTGCAAAAAATGAAGTAGACTCCAAATATATTTTCATGCTAGCTTTTATGCTTGCGTTATTTTCCTCTGGAGTTCCACCGGAAATCGTTATATTACATTTAAGTAGGGAAGACTCGTTTGAACCGTATACCAAAGTTTTCAAAAAAATAAGAAATTTAGTTTCTGGGTATAGATATAAATTCTCATCTGCAATAACCTATAGTATAAAGAACCTCAACATTAGATTCTTGAAAGAATTCTTAATAAGATTATCACAAGCAGTAACTTTTGGTGATGATATGATAGAGTTCTTGTCAAGAGAAATCGATTTTACATTATCTGAATATAATGCTTATTCTGCTAGGTTAATAGAATCAATGAATAATTTCCTTACAATCTATGCTACATTAAATAGCTCCCTTACCTTTCTAGTAGCTGACATTACGATTTTATCCTTAATTTATAGTGGGGGAACTACTCTAATAATACAGCTTACTATCTTATCCTTAGCACTTCTAGGAAATTTAACATTAGTAATGTATCTCTTATATAGACCAGAAAATTACATTAGGTACAACGTTATAGATAAATTTGTTTTGACATTCACAATATCTCTTTCAATAATATTTTCAGTAATATACACTTCATATATAGTTTTAATGGGAACTGGTATAGTTCTATTAGGAATCGGTCTTAGGTATAGATTGTATGAAAATAAAATTAATAGAATAGAGAGACATTTCTTACTTTTTATTAGGTACTTTTCGAGAAATTATGCAATAGTAAGCAACTTAAAAGAATCTTTGATGGCAGTATTAAGAGGGGATCTAGGAGACGTAAGGCCTTTAATCAGAAGATCGCTAAATAGATTAAACTTCGGCATTGATAAGGAAAAGATATTTAGATTGATTGGAGATGAAAGCGGAAGTATACTGGTAAGTATGTTAAGCAAAGTATTATATGAAACGATAAGTATGGGAGGAAATGCCATGATAATTGGAGAGATTCTAAGTAAGATAGGTGATTCAGTTTTGAACATAAGGTCTAGAAAAGAGCAAAATGGAAGAGCTTTTGAAACGTCAATATATGCACTGCAAACAGCCTCGGCGGGGGTATCTGCTGCACTAATATCGATAGTAGGTATGCTAAATAATATATTTTCAACTCAGAACGTATCTACAGTATTTAGTTTCTCCGAAGTTAATATAGACATAATATCACGAATATTCCTAATTATACTATTAATATTAAGCTTCGCTAATGGAATAGCGATAACATTAGCATATGGTAAATCTCTATATGTTAGTCTATATTTTATAGGAATACTGATAATATTAAGCTCAATAAGCTATCATATAGTTCTCATACTAACTGGAAACATATTTAAGGAGTTGGCATCACCATCGGGTTTATTACAAACAACTTGA
- a CDS encoding type II/IV secretion system ATPase subunit codes for MSFIEDYLSRFPEKPVMIDDPNKLKGSKNYNAIYKVDKYIYIHVQSTKAEDGYNQYTVIEPPRPKPKEIEEIEEKFAKTIGNTEPPPTVEEKEILMRRVLDKILTKIRISVPKEYAIYHFVRDKLYSGILEPLIRDPFIEDISIPGLGHIYIVHKVFGPMRTSLLIENEEELDNLIISLSEKTYRPVSHNRPIIDASLPDGSRVNFVYGIDISRRGSNLTVRKFSKIPISVTQLISFGTLSPLLAAYIWMMLDEGMNLFVCGETASGKTTTLNAITAFIPPNLKIVTIEDTPELTVPHSNWVAEVTRETGGEGSVKLFDLLKAALRQRPNYILVGEIRDKEGNVAFQAMQTGHSVMATFHAANIRTLVQRLTGYPIEVPKSYINNLNIALFQTALYDKKGNLIRRVVEVDEIIDIDPVTNDVVYIPAFTYDPTEDKIIFAGRGSSYLIENKVAIRRGIERRNIGILYDELNLRAEFLKILLSKKIFNYFEVWNQILRARQFGIEEEIRYAKNI; via the coding sequence ATGAGCTTTATTGAAGATTACTTATCTAGATTTCCGGAAAAACCAGTAATGATTGATGACCCGAATAAACTGAAAGGTAGTAAGAATTATAATGCAATTTATAAAGTAGATAAATACATTTACATTCATGTTCAGAGTACAAAGGCAGAGGATGGTTATAACCAATATACGGTGATAGAACCTCCGAGACCGAAACCTAAAGAAATAGAAGAAATAGAGGAGAAATTCGCAAAAACCATTGGTAATACAGAGCCACCACCTACTGTCGAAGAAAAGGAGATACTTATGAGGAGAGTTTTAGATAAAATACTAACTAAGATAAGAATATCTGTACCAAAGGAATACGCAATTTATCATTTCGTAAGAGATAAATTATATTCAGGCATATTAGAGCCATTAATTAGGGATCCATTTATCGAGGATATATCGATTCCAGGCTTAGGTCACATTTACATTGTGCACAAGGTATTCGGCCCTATGAGGACATCATTATTAATTGAGAATGAAGAGGAGCTAGACAATCTAATAATTTCTTTAAGCGAGAAAACATATAGACCAGTATCTCATAACAGGCCAATAATTGATGCAAGCTTGCCAGATGGATCAAGAGTTAACTTCGTTTATGGAATTGATATAAGTAGAAGAGGTTCTAATTTAACTGTAAGAAAATTCAGTAAAATACCAATCAGTGTAACTCAGTTAATCTCCTTCGGTACATTGTCTCCACTTCTTGCAGCATATATATGGATGATGTTAGACGAGGGAATGAACTTGTTCGTATGCGGAGAAACTGCCTCCGGAAAGACAACTACCCTCAACGCAATTACTGCTTTCATCCCTCCAAATTTAAAAATAGTAACAATAGAAGATACTCCAGAACTTACAGTACCGCACTCTAATTGGGTAGCAGAAGTTACTAGAGAAACAGGTGGTGAGGGAAGTGTAAAATTATTCGACTTACTTAAAGCTGCTTTAAGGCAAAGACCTAATTATATTTTAGTAGGCGAGATAAGAGATAAGGAAGGGAACGTAGCATTCCAAGCAATGCAGACTGGTCATTCAGTTATGGCAACCTTTCATGCAGCAAATATAAGAACGCTTGTACAAAGGCTTACTGGTTATCCTATAGAGGTGCCTAAAAGTTATATTAATAACCTTAATATAGCACTATTTCAGACCGCACTATACGATAAAAAAGGCAATTTAATAAGAAGAGTGGTTGAAGTTGACGAAATAATTGATATAGATCCTGTTACTAATGACGTAGTTTATATACCAGCATTCACATATGATCCTACAGAAGATAAGATAATCTTTGCCGGAAGAGGATCTTCTTACCTTATAGAAAATAAGGTCGCAATCAGGAGAGGAATCGAACGTAGAAATATAGGGATTCTTTACGACGAATTAAACTTAAGAGCTGAATTTCTAAAAATACTCCTAAGTAAAAAAATTTTTAATTATTTTGAAGTATGGAATCAAATATTAAGGGCGAGACAATTTGGTATAGAGGAGGAGATAAGATATGCTAAGAATATTTAG
- a CDS encoding ATPase domain-containing protein has protein sequence MEGYTVIIKTGNEDLDRRLSGLPFPALIMIEGDHGTGKSVLSAQFCYGLLIGGKKGYIITTEQTSKDYLKKMKDVKIDLIPFFLKGVLGIAPLNTNKFNWNSRLANKILEIIIDFIKRRKNMDFIIIDSLSIVATFAEIKQILQFMKDARVLVDLGKLILFTVHPDVFNEELKSRITSIVDVYFKLSATSIGGRRIKVLERIKTIGGIQGADAISFDIDPALGIKVVPLSLSRA, from the coding sequence ATGGAGGGGTATACTGTGATAATAAAAACCGGAAATGAGGATTTAGATAGAAGATTATCTGGATTGCCGTTTCCCGCACTAATCATGATTGAGGGAGATCATGGAACTGGTAAAAGTGTTTTATCTGCACAATTTTGTTATGGACTACTAATAGGTGGGAAAAAGGGTTATATAATAACGACAGAACAAACTAGTAAAGACTATTTGAAAAAGATGAAAGATGTAAAAATTGATCTAATACCGTTTTTCTTAAAAGGCGTCTTAGGAATTGCTCCGTTAAACACGAATAAATTTAATTGGAATTCAAGATTAGCAAATAAAATACTTGAGATAATCATAGACTTCATAAAAAGGAGGAAGAATATGGACTTCATCATTATCGATAGTTTGTCAATAGTTGCCACGTTCGCAGAAATAAAGCAAATTTTGCAATTCATGAAAGATGCTAGAGTGTTAGTTGATCTAGGAAAGCTTATATTATTTACCGTCCACCCAGATGTGTTTAATGAGGAACTAAAGAGTAGAATCACAAGCATAGTCGACGTTTATTTTAAACTTTCTGCAACAAGCATAGGAGGAAGAAGAATAAAGGTCCTAGAGAGAATTAAAACAATAGGTGGTATACAAGGAGCTGATGCTATTTCATTCGATATAGACCCAGCTTTAGGAATAAAGGTCGTACCACTATCCCTATCGAGGGCTTAA
- a CDS encoding IS1-like element ISC1173a family transposase has product MNLVTLAQLILMILRNLNLKPRKYELKDIALALAAYSLGVQITKTGIPPSTLYYYLRKVGIRRRRESRPTCPSCNSNRVVKNGSSRGKAKYKCKACGKTFYDVTSHRMDREQRERILKEYLNRMSMRAISRVEGKPLTTVYSLVRRIGIRAFTNLTILKGELKNFTAKSTVFDEFWTYFRVRHGVMREDLWIWTALADGVPFYEFGDRSYGTFRYLLGWLPRSEVNYTDYYCVYQVLDNRVAGKKYTYLVESHNSWCRSHLARLARDTKAVTRSGRMTEYSLALLNVMYPHVFSRERTPLNEAYLKGVQYIRENLI; this is encoded by the coding sequence ATGAACCTCGTAACCCTCGCACAATTAATACTTATGATTCTAAGAAATTTAAATCTTAAGCCGAGAAAGTACGAGCTAAAGGATATTGCATTAGCATTAGCAGCCTACTCCTTGGGAGTTCAAATCACGAAAACGGGAATCCCACCATCAACCCTATACTACTATTTGAGGAAAGTAGGGATAAGGAGGAGAAGAGAAAGCAGACCAACATGCCCATCATGTAACTCTAACAGAGTAGTGAAGAACGGCTCATCTAGAGGGAAAGCAAAATACAAGTGTAAAGCATGTGGAAAGACGTTTTACGACGTCACAAGTCATAGAATGGATAGGGAACAGAGGGAGAGAATCTTAAAGGAGTACTTGAACAGGATGAGCATGAGGGCAATATCAAGAGTTGAAGGTAAACCATTGACTACTGTTTACAGCCTAGTGAGGAGGATTGGGATAAGGGCCTTTACGAATCTAACGATCTTGAAGGGTGAGCTCAAGAATTTCACAGCTAAGTCTACGGTGTTTGACGAGTTCTGGACTTATTTCCGTGTTAGGCATGGGGTGATGAGGGAGGATTTGTGGATTTGGACTGCTCTTGCTGATGGTGTGCCTTTCTATGAGTTTGGGGATAGGAGTTATGGGACTTTTCGTTATCTCTTGGGTTGGTTACCTAGGAGTGAGGTAAACTATACTGACTACTATTGTGTTTATCAAGTTCTCGATAATCGTGTAGCGGGTAAGAAGTATACTTATCTTGTGGAGAGCCATAATTCTTGGTGTAGGTCTCATTTGGCGAGGCTGGCTAGGGATACTAAAGCTGTTACTAGGAGTGGGAGGATGACGGAGTACAGTTTGGCCTTGTTGAATGTAATGTACCCTCACGTATTCTCAAGGGAGAGAACTCCCTTAAATGAGGCATACTTGAAGGGAGTACAGTATATTAGAGAAAACTTGATATAA
- a CDS encoding archaellin/type IV pilin N-terminal domain-containing protein, whose amino-acid sequence MLKEYNKKVKRKGLAGLDTAIILIAFIITASVLAYVAINMGLFVTQKAKSTINKGEETASTALTLSGSVLYAVNYPLNTRSYWIYFTVSPSSGVSSVELSPTTTAISFTASAEGVTYSNIYKYTLLTVSPSELANVVYANGQYLDLVNQQTSAGQTYVYYPNPYYALLALNYTLYNYYLSTKTPSPIFINSSILSLSSLPSWLKNDNSFTFTLNISGKLVTYYVFVNQTFAFTYPVAGDPLIGSAIAPAGSVIGVILLFGPDLGSHVFQYQTITIQITPNIGSPLTISEYIYQPEGSVSVIG is encoded by the coding sequence ATGTTAAAGGAATACAACAAAAAAGTGAAAAGGAAAGGATTAGCGGGATTAGACACTGCAATAATATTAATAGCATTTATAATAACTGCATCAGTATTAGCTTACGTGGCTATAAATATGGGATTATTTGTGACACAGAAAGCCAAATCCACTATAAATAAAGGAGAGGAGACAGCGTCAACAGCACTAACACTATCCGGCTCTGTCCTATATGCTGTTAACTATCCATTAAATACTAGAAGCTACTGGATATACTTTACAGTATCTCCAAGTTCTGGAGTTTCTAGCGTGGAATTGTCGCCCACTACTACAGCCATCTCGTTTACTGCATCTGCAGAAGGAGTGACGTACTCAAATATATATAAATACACCTTATTAACAGTATCCCCATCTGAACTAGCGAATGTCGTATACGCGAATGGACAGTACTTAGATCTCGTAAATCAGCAGACAAGTGCAGGTCAAACATATGTATATTATCCTAATCCTTACTATGCGTTACTAGCACTTAATTACACACTATATAATTATTATCTTAGTACAAAAACACCATCACCAATATTTATTAATAGTAGCATTCTATCTCTATCTAGCCTTCCATCATGGTTGAAGAATGACAATAGTTTTACTTTCACTCTCAATATAAGCGGCAAACTAGTTACTTACTATGTGTTTGTTAATCAGACATTTGCATTTACATATCCAGTGGCAGGAGATCCGTTAATAGGGAGTGCTATCGCCCCCGCCGGATCAGTAATAGGAGTAATACTTTTGTTTGGACCAGATCTAGGAAGTCATGTATTTCAATATCAGACAATAACAATACAAATTACACCAAATATAGGATCTCCTCTCACAATATCTGAATATATATACCAGCCAGAGGGTAGCGTATCAGTAATAGGGTGA
- the arnR gene encoding HTH-type transcriptional activator ArnR has product MSYNVFDVLRELDSIVDFARAKLQWDILFFINSRGPSSISEIAEGTNNSKKAVIDAIRKLVEKELIIKVKYDVYDLSEKGKQVLNKLNYFTSHTVSTQKSVDGDNNVLSNNADNPSQNYYLLELIKMSLLNNGTLPIDKVSRELGISKQTVKYYLELFMRKKIFKKVNKKSLLGKSVQTVVLTSEGRKIAYKVPSLIKIRNNLFLRLLLKITFSISYESALMKLMVFFALSSPIIIYYDGDPPVRILGIVWLYMLVFTSLLSIFAYLTMR; this is encoded by the coding sequence ATGTCTTATAATGTGTTCGATGTATTAAGGGAGCTAGATTCCATTGTAGATTTTGCTAGAGCTAAATTACAGTGGGATATTTTATTTTTCATAAATTCTAGGGGGCCTTCATCCATTTCAGAAATAGCTGAAGGTACCAATAACAGCAAAAAAGCGGTAATAGATGCTATAAGGAAACTAGTAGAAAAGGAACTGATTATTAAGGTTAAGTATGACGTCTATGATTTATCCGAGAAGGGAAAGCAAGTATTAAATAAACTCAATTACTTTACATCTCATACAGTATCTACCCAAAAAAGTGTTGATGGCGATAATAATGTATTATCAAATAATGCAGATAACCCTTCACAGAATTACTATTTGTTAGAACTAATAAAGATGTCTTTGCTTAATAACGGTACCTTACCTATTGACAAAGTGAGTAGAGAATTGGGGATATCTAAACAGACAGTCAAGTACTATCTAGAATTATTCATGAGGAAGAAGATTTTTAAGAAGGTAAACAAGAAGAGCTTGTTAGGGAAGAGTGTTCAAACTGTTGTACTTACTAGTGAGGGTAGAAAAATAGCTTACAAGGTACCTAGTCTAATTAAAATAAGGAATAACTTATTTCTAAGACTACTATTAAAAATAACTTTTAGTATAAGTTATGAATCAGCTTTGATGAAGCTTATGGTTTTCTTCGCATTATCTTCACCCATAATAATATATTATGATGGCGATCCACCCGTTCGTATACTTGGCATTGTATGGTTATATATGCTGGTCTTCACCTCACTATTGAGTATATTCGCCTATTTAACAATGAGATAG
- a CDS encoding ribbon-helix-helix domain-containing protein yields MEKIVKVNDTTYILENERSVVITFKLEENNLSTVDEIVKKLGYEHRSDFIRDAIEKYISYLKSSSNNSKKDY; encoded by the coding sequence GTGGAAAAGATAGTGAAAGTTAATGATACCACTTATATACTAGAAAATGAACGATCGGTTGTTATAACATTCAAACTAGAAGAAAATAATTTGAGTACTGTCGATGAAATTGTGAAGAAATTAGGTTATGAGCATAGGAGCGATTTCATTAGAGATGCCATAGAGAAATATATAAGCTATCTTAAGTCAAGCAGTAATAACAGTAAAAAGGATTATTAA